In the Tessaracoccus lacteus genome, AGCGGTGCGGGTCAGTCCCTCCCGCGGCTCGCTTCGTCGGGGAGTGCGGAGACGGGGATCAGCACGATGTCCTGCGCCTTCCAGTCCAGCGCGGCGACGTCGTCGCGGGTCGCCTCCAGTTGCTCCAGCGACACCTCGGTGCGGGGGATCACGAACACCTCGATGTGGAAGACCTGGCCCATGTCGCGCATTCGCACGGAGGCGTCGCGCACCCAGGCTTCGCTGCGGACCCGCCTCACGATGTCGCGGATCAGAGGGTGGGGCTCCGAGTCGTCGAAGCTGCGGGCGCGCTGGTCCATCAGGTCGAGGATCGCCGAGGACAGGTTGGTCCAGCCGTCCTTGACGATGCCCAGCGAGATGAACAGAGCGGCCACGCCGTCGAGCCACCACAGGCCGAGTCCGATGCCGAGCACGCCGACGACGGAGGCCGCGGTCGTGGTCCAGTCCGCCTTCGACATGTCGGCGTCGGTGAACAGCACCTTGTTGTGCAGGTCGGGGGCCAGCTTCACTTTCGCGCGGCCGTAGACGAATGGTCCCCACATGGTGAAGATCATCACGGCGACCATGCACCAGCCGAGCCAGACGGTGTGGCCGAACAGGCTCACGGTGCCGATGGCGGGGTGTTCCGCGCGGAGCAGCCCCATGGCCGACTCGACGGCGAGCAGCGCGCCGATCAGCAGCAGCGCGACCCCGGCCACGAGGTGGCCGACGCCCATCGCCCGGTGGAGGCCGTACGGGAATCGACGGCTCGGCCTGTGCCGGATGAACAGCAGCGCGACCAGGAACGAGATCTGGGGCAGCAGGGAGAGGATGTCCTCGACCCAGGCGGTCTTCATGGCCTGTGAGCCGCCGAGCACCAGGGCGATCAGGGTGATGGTCACCGCGCTGTAGCCGAGGGTGAACCACTCCCAGAAGATGGCCTTGCGCAGGGCCTCCTGCTGACGCTCGGGCAGGTCCGTGCGCCCCATCGACTTCACGGCCCCACCTCCTCGTCGAGGAACACCTCCAGCGCGCTCTGCAGCCGATTCTCCCCAAGCGGGAGCAGCAGCACGACTTTGCGGCCATCCGCGCCGGGAACGGTGTCGTACCCGCGGGTCATCGAGGCCCGCTCCGACCAAGGGGACTCGTTGGTCATGGGGCCGATCCCGAGGTCGAGCCGACCGGCCTCGAGAGCGTCGACGATCTCCTCCTCGCCCAGCACGGTGAACTCGACGTCCGCATCGCGGGTGGCGGCGAAGCCGCTGACCAGGTCGGGCAGTGGGCCGGTCACCCGCGAGCCGGTGACCTCCACGAGGCCGACGGCGGGTGAGGCCCCCACCCGGAGCGTGCCGCCGGTGACGCGCTCCAGGGTCCCGTCCGGGTCCGTGGGGATCGTCACGGAGCAGCCGGCGAGTAGGCAGCAGACCAGACTCACAGCTGCCAACGCCACGCCACGCATGATGCTCCTCCCGGGATGCTGGGAGTCTACGATGGGTGGCGCCCAGCGGGCGGAATCAGCCGAGTTTCAGTGTGCCGCGGTGGAGGGCGGGAAGATGTGGTCGAACGCGTCGGGTGCCGGCTGGGTGAAGCGGGGCTCCCGCTTGCCGAGGAACGCGAGCCCTCCCTCGCGGCCGTCCCCGTGCGCGGCGTGGCGCAGCGCAAGTGACTCGGCCAGGTGTGCCTCCAGCACGCCGACGTCCGCCAGGTGTCGGAACACCAGCTGACGGGTCAGGGCGACGGCGTGCGCGGAGCGGCCTCGGGTCATCTGGTCCGCGACGGCGCGGGCCGCGAGCAGAAGGTCGTCGGGCTCGTGCACCGAGCCCACCAGCCCCACCTCGAGAGCTCTCCTGGCGTCGATGATGTCGCCGCTGTAGAGCAGCTCCAGGGCGGCCGGCACCCCGATCAGCCGCGGGAGGAACCAGGTGGAGCACGCCTCGGGCGTGATGCCGAGGCGGGCGAACACGAATCCCATCCGCGCCGTGGTCGAGGCGAGCCGGAAGTCCATGGGCAGCGTCATGGTGGACCCGACGCCGACGGCCGGCCCGTTGATGGCCGCGATGATCGGTTTGCGACACTCGAGGATGGCGAGCGTCAGCTTGCCGCCCGGCTCGCGGACCCCCTCGGCGACCTCCGGCTCCTGCCAGCGGGCGGCCAGCTCTGCCGGTCCGAGGTCCATCGACGGGTCGAAGCCGAAGACGTTGTCCGAGTCGCTGAGCTGCATCCCCGCGCAGAACGCGCGGCCCGCACCCGTGACGATGATGGCGCGGACGGAGCCGTCGCCGTCGAGGTCCCGCAGGGCATCGACGAACTCCGCGCCCATCTCCAACGAGAATGCGTTGAGCACGTCGGGCCGGCTCAGCGTCAGGGTGGCGATGCCGTCCTCGACGGCGGTGGTGACGGTGCTCATGGATGCCTCTTCAATCGTCGGACGGCGGCTGCGTACTCCTCGTCCAGCCGGTAGACGAGTTGCGCGACGGATGGGGTGTCGGTGATGCCAGCCACCGAATGACCGGCCGACCAGATGTCGCGCCAGGCCTTGGCGTCCGTCTCCGATGGCGTGGTCAGGTGGGAGAGGTCGACCGGCCCGGGAGGCGCGTCCGGGTCGATGCCGGCCCGCGCGAGGGACTCGGCGAGGAAGTTGGCGGGGATGGAGCTGACCGAGGGCGTGTAGACGATGTCCTCGGGCCCGGCCGCCGCGAGCAGGTCGCGGTAGGCCGCGCTTGCCATCGACTCCTGCGTCGCGATGAAGCGGGTGCCGAGGTAGGCGAGGTCCGCGCCGAGCGCGACCGCGGCGGCGACGTCGGCCCCGGTGCTCAGCCCGCCGCCGAGCAGGAGGGTTCCGTCGAACCAGTTCCGCACCGCGGTGACGAAGGAGAAGGGGTTCAGCCTGCCCGCATGTCCACCCGCCCCCGCGGCGACGAGGATCAGCCCGTCGACCCCGGCGCCTGCGGCCCGCCTCGCGTGGGCGAGAGTCGTCACGTCGTGGAACACGAGCCCCCCGTACCCGTGCACGGCGTCGACGACACGGTCGGAGGCGCCGAGCGACGTGATGACGACCGGCACCCGGTGCTCGACGATGACGTCGAGGTCGGCGGCGAGCCGCGGGTTCGAGGAGTGGGCGATGAGGTTGACGCCGTAGGGGGCGTTGTGGGCTTCCGCGGCGATCCGCGCGAGCCACTCGCGCAGACCCGCTGTCGTGCGCTGGTTCAGCGCGGGGAGGGTACCGAGCACGCCGGCATGCGCGCAGGCCAGCACCAGCTCCGGGCCGGACACCAGGAACATGGGAGCGGCGACGACGGGCAGCCGCAGCCCGGCGAGACGTTCAGGCAGCGCCATTGCAGCCTCAGCGTGGTGGGGGGTCGGCTCAGGCGTCCAGGTCCTGGGCGACCATGTCCGCGATCTTGTCGACCGCCTCCGCATTGTCGGAGGTCACCGTGACCTCGGCGCCCTTCTCCGCCCCGAGGGTCATGATCAGGAGCGAGCTGGCCGCATCGACCTCGGAGTCGCCCATCTGCAGGAAGATGTCGTCGTCGTACTCGCCGGCGGCAGCCGCGATGAGCGCGGCGGGGCGGGCGTGCAGTCCGACGTGCGATCCGACGGTCACTGTCTTGCTGGGCAAGGTGTGCTCCTTTACACAGGGGGGGGCGCCAGGTGGCGTGCGTCCAGCTTAGCGGCTCCTTCCCGGCCCCTCCCCGGTCCCCTATCTGAGTCCCGGCCGCCCTTGAGTCGCCTCGCCTTCCCCTGCCTTCCCCCGCGCCGCAGACTCCTTCCCCCAGACGCCAACGATATGCACAGACGCCAACGGTATTTGCGCGAGTGTCGTTGGCGTCTGGCTATTTCGTTGGCGCCTGGGAGTTTTCGTTGGCGTCAGCTGGGGGAGGGGCCGACGGCGCGGCGTACGATGAGGCGCAACAAGGGGGCGAGCATGATGGAGTGCTTCGACGCGGGGTCGGGAAAGCGCCCGACTTCACCGCACGCTGCCGGCGAGACCGACCTCCGGGCGGGCTGCTGACATGGCCGGCACCGCGGCAGTGATCCTGGCCGGCGGCCGCTCGACGCGGATGCCCGGCAACAAGCTGGCGCTCGTCATCGACGGGCGCACCCTCCTCGAGCGCGCGGTGGCCGCCGCCACCGCCGTGTCGCACCCCGTCGTGGTCGCCGGCCCGCGGCCGCACTGGTGGCTCGACGACGGCACCGATGTCACGTTCGTCGTCGAGGACCCGCCGTTCGGGGGCCCCGTCGCGGGCATCGCGGCCGCCCTCCCGCGGCTGGGGGACGCCGACGACGTGTTCCTGCTGGCGGGAGACCTCGCCGACCCCGCCTCCGTCGTCCGCCTCCTGTGCGACGCCGAGCTCGCGCACGACGGCGTCGTCCTCGAGGACGTCGACGGCGTAGCCCAGCCGCTCGCGGGGCGCTACCGGCTCGCCGCGCTGCGGGCCGCCGTCGAGCGGCTGGGCCACGTCCGAAACGTCGAGGTCCGCACGGTGATGCGGTCGCTGTCCCTGATGCGGCTGCCGGCCCCGGAGCCTGTCACACGCAACGTGGACACGCCTGCCGCCGCGCATGCCGTGCGCGCGATCATGCCGCGCGCGTCGACCCCCTGAGGTGCGCGGCGTGCGGGTTGCTCCCCTCGCTGCGCTCGGGGCACCTCGACGAGCTCGGCGAACCGGGCGCGGGTTGCTCCCCTCGCTGCGCTCGGGGCACCTCGACGGGCTCGGTGAACCGGGCGCGGGTTGCTCCCCTCGCTGCGCTCGGGGCACCTCGACGAGCTCGGCGAACCGGGCGCGGGTTCGTCCCCTCGCTGGGCTCGGGGCACCTCGACAGGCTCGGCGAACCAGTGGGCCAGGGTGCCTCGACAAGCTCGGCGGACGGATAGCCCGGCGGAGGTCAGACGCGCTGCAGCCAGACAGTGACGTCGGTCGGGAGTTCGCCGTCGACGTCCGCGCTGGCCAGCAGCACGGTCCAGCCCTCGGGCAAGGGCTGCGGGTCCCCCAGCACGTTGGTCAGCACGCGCACGTCGCCGTTGTCGAAGCCGACGACGTGCTCGCCTGCGTCGAGCCAGGTCAGCTCGCCGCGGCCGAGCCCGAACTCGCGACGCAGCCGGAGCGCGTCGCGGTACAGCGTCCAGGTGGACCCGGCGACCCCGACCTGACGGTCCGCGGCCAGCTCTTCGAACGAGTCGGGCTGCGGCAGCCAGGACTCGCCGGTGGGGGAGAAGCCGTAGGCCGGCGCGTCGGCGAGCCACGGCAGCGGCACGCGGCACCCGTCGCGCCCGACGCGCGTGTGGCCCGAGCGGGTCCAGGTTGGGTCCTGGCGCACGTCGTCGGCGAGCGTCGTGTGGTCGGGCAGGCCGAGCTCCTCGCCTTGGTACAGGTACGCCGACCCGGGCAGCGCGAGCATCATGAGCGTCGCCGCGCGGCCGCGGCGCAGGCCGAGCACGTTGTCGGGCTGCTCGTCGCGCAGTCCGAGGCCCTCGTGGCTGGAGCCGGGCACCGTGAGGCCGAGCCGGCTGACGTGCCGGACGACGTCGTGGTTGCTGAGCACCCAGGTCGTCGGCGCGCCGACGGACTCGTTTGCGGCCATGGTCGACGCGATGACCTTGCGGTAGGCGTCGGCGTCCCACAGGCAGTCGAGGAACTCGAAGTTGAAGGCCGTGTGCATCTCGTCGGGGCGCAGGTACAGCTTGAGGCGCTCGGGGTCCTCGACCCAGGCCTCGGCCACCAGCGAGCGGTCGCCGTCGTAGCCGTCGAGCACCGCGCGCCAGCGCCGGTAGATCTCGTGCACGCCGTCCTGGTCCCACTGGGGGCCGGTCTGGAAGCCGAGGTCGGAGTCCGTGGAGACCTGGTCCGGCAGCCCCTCGGCCTTGACAAGCCCGTGGGCGACATCGACGCGGAACCCGTCGACGCCCTTGTCGAGCCAGAACCGCAGGGTGTCGTCGAACAGCTCGCGGACGGGCTCGTGCTCCCAGTTCCAGTCGGGCTGCTCGGGGTCGAACAGGTGCAGGTACCACTGCTCCGGGGTGCCGTCGGCCGCGGTCAGGCGCGTCCAGGAGCGGCCGCCGAACACCGCGGTCCAGTTGTTAGGCGGCAGTTCGCCCTCGTCGCCCAGCCCGTCGCGGAACAGGTAGTTCTCCCGTTCGGGCGAGCCGGGCCCGGCGGCCAGAGCGGCCTGGAACAGCCGGTGCTCGCTGGAGGAGTGGTTGGGGACAAGGTCGACGATGATCCTGAGGCCACGCTCGTGCGCCTCGGCGATCAGTGCGTCGGCGTCGGCGAGGTCGCCGAACATGGGGTCGACGTCGCAGTAGTCGGCCACGTCGTAGCCCGCATCGGCCATCGGCGAGGTGTAGAACGGCGACAGCCAGACGGCGTCGACGCCCAGGTCGCGGAGATAGTCGAGCTTCGAGATCACGCCCCTGAGGTCGCCGTAGCCGTCGCCCGAGGCGTCGGCGAAGGAGCGGGGGTAGATCTGGTAGATGACGGCGTCGCGCCACCACTGGTGAGTCATGCGGCAGGTCCTGTCGATTGGCGGATGATGAGGTCGGGGTGGAAGAGCATCTCGGTGGACTCGGCCGGTGGCCGTTCCAGTGCGCTGAGCAGCGCGTCGACCGCGGCCCGGCACAGCGCCGCCACGGGCTGGTGCACCGTGGTGAGGGCAGGGGCGGTGAACGGCATCAGCGCCGAGTCGTCGAAACCGACGACGGAGACGTCGCCGGGGATGTCGAGGCCCCGGGAGCGGGCCTCGCGCATCGCGCCGAGAGCCATGACGTCCGAGCCGCACACGATGGCGGTGTGGCCGGCGTCGAGCAGGCGGGCGGCCGCGCTCTGGCCGCCCTCGCCGGTGAAGAACGTGCTGACAACGCTCGACTCGTCGAACCCGAGGTCGAGGAAGGCGGCGACCTTGCGCGCCGTCGGCTGGTACCTGCGTTGGCCCACGGCCAGCCCGATGCGCGTGTGCCCGAGGCTGCGGAGGTGGGCGACGGACTGTGCGACGGAGGCCGCGTCGTCGGTCGAGAGGAAGGAGCCGGTCACCTCCGGGTGCCAGGCGTTGATGGAGACCAGCTGGATGCCCGCGCGGTTGAGGCCGAGGTAGCGCTCGGGAGAGCTGAGCTCGTCGGCCAGCGTGCCCGAGACCGAGATGACGCCCGGCACGTCGAGCCCGCCCAGCACATCGGACATCTGCTCCTCCGCGGTGCGCGAGGGGCCGATGACGAGCAGCAGCATCACGCGGCCGGCCGCGGACAGCAGCAGGGACAGCTCGTTGGCGAAGGCGGCGAACGTCGGGTTGCCGAGCTCGGGGATCAGGACGGCGACGTGGCGGCCACGGGCGGCCGACGGCTGCCCCGTCGGGATGCCGAGCCGCCCGGCGGCGACGAGCACCTGGTCCCTGGTGGCCTGCGCGACGCCCGGTCGGTCGTTCAGGACGCGCGACACTGTGGCGGTCGAGACCCCGGCGGCGGCGGCGATGTCGGCCAGTCTGGCGATCATGGTGCTCCTTCCGCTCGTGGGTCCCGCCATCCTGGCAGAGCCTTGCATGGACTGCAAACACTGCAAGATTCTTGCAGTTGTCCGGGTCGCCGCGCTCGCCGGGGGTCGCGATGAGCACGACACACTTGTCGTCGCGCGAAACGGCCGGAAACGGGGCAGAATCGACGACGGGCAGGAGGATCTGCTCAAGTGCGAGGAGACGGCATGCAGCACCTGAGGCGCTTCCAGCCCGGCGACGAGGCCGGTATCTCGCGGGTGTGCCTGCTGACAGCGCGCTTCGGCGGCGACGCGACGGGCATGATCAGCGACGACCGGCTCTGGGGCGACGTGTTCGCCCTGCCGTACCCCGCCCGCGACCCCGGCCTGACGTTCGTCGTCGACGACGGCGACAGGAACGTGGTCGGCTACGTGCTCGGCACGGACGACACCTCGGCCTTCGAGGCCTGGTTCCGCGACGTCTGGTGGCCGCCGCTCGCCCCGTCGGCGGAAGGGAAGGACCGCGTCGAGGCGGGGCTGATCGGGTTCGCCAACTCGCTCGGCATAGAGCCCCTTCCGTTCCTGGCCGAGTATCCCGCGCACGTCCACATCGACCTGCTGCCCGCGGCGCAGGGCGGCGGCTGGGGCCGTCGGCTGATGGAGCGCTACGTCGACGAGCTACGGGCGCGCGCCGTCCCCGGCGTCCACCTGGGAGCGTCGTCCGACAACACGAACGCCGTCGCGTTCTACCGTCACCTCGGCTGGACGGAACTCGCCGTGCCCGACGATCCCGGCACGGCCTTCTTCGGGCTCCGGCTGGCCTGAGAATGAGCAGATCCTCCTGCTCATCGCGAGATTTCGCCCGAAAACGGCCGTTTTCAGCGATGACAAGTGTGTCGTGCTCATCGCGACCCAGGGGAGCGGGGCCGGGGCGGGGTCAGAGGCGGGCACCGTCGAGGAGGCGGACGACGTGGTCGGCGCGGGCGACGAGAGCCGGGTCGTGCGTGGAGACGACCGCGGCGAGGCCGCGCTCATGGGCGAGTTCGACGATCAGGTCCATGATCGTGGCGGCGGTATCCGAGTCGAGCTGGCCCGTCGGCTCGTCGGCGATCAGGATGTCCGGCCCCGCGACGACGGCGCGCGCGATGCCGACCCGCTGCTGCTGTCCGCCCGAGAGCTCGTGCGGGCGCTGGTGCGCGTGCCGCGCCAGGCCGACGCGCTCCAGCGCCTCCGCGACGCGCCGCGACCGCTCCTTCGGTTCCACCTGCGCGAGCCGGAGCGGCACCTCGACGTTCTCCGCGGCCGACAGCACCGGGATCAGCCCGAACGTCTGGAAGACGTAGCCGATCCGCCGCCTCCTGACCGCCAGCACCTCGGCCTCGGGCAGCTCCGACAGCACCCGGGTGTCGTCCAGCAGCACCCGCCCCGACGTCGGCCGGTCCAGCCCGCCGAGCAGGTTCAGCAGCGTCGTCTTGCCCGACCCCGACGGGCCGGTGACCGCCGTCAGCCGACCTGCCGCCACCTCCAGGGAGACGCCCGTGAGTGCGTGCACGAGAGTCTCGCCCGAGCCGAAGTCGCGGGTCAGGTCGACGCCCGTCAGGCGAGACGTGGTCATGAATCCTCCTGTGTCCCGTGGCGGGGCGCCGGAGCCGTGGCCGGTTCGCCCGGCCAGACGCCGACGTGGTCGCTCTCCCGGTGGATGCGGACCCTGTCGTGCAGCTGCAGCGCCGCCACGTGCTCCGCGGGGAGCTGCACGCGCCCCGTGCGGTCGATCACCGAGTACTCCTCGACGACCTCGCGGACGCCGTCGCCGTCGGCGACCGTGTGACGCAGCACCTCCGTGGACGTCCGGCCGTCGCGGATCTGCACTGTGCGGGCGACGTGCCCGCTGACCATGGGGTCGTGCGTCACGATCAGGACGGTGGTGTCCAACTCGGTCGCGGCCGTTCGCATCGCGTCGAGCACCTGTGCCGAGTGCACCTCGTCGAGCTCGCCGGTCGGCTCGTCGGCCAGCAGCACCGACGGGGCGTTCGCCAGCGCGGTGGCGATCGCGACCCGCTGCTGCTGGCCGCCCGACAGCGAGCCGGGCCGACGGTCGGCGCAGTCCGCCACGTCGAGGAGATCCAGCAGCAGCCCGGCGCGCTCCTCGCGACGACCGCGTCCCGCGATCACCATAGGCAGCGCGACGTTCTCGGCGGCGCTCAGGAAGGGCAGGAGGTTTCGGGAGGTCTGCTGGAACACGAAGCCGACGCTGTGCCGACGGAAGTCGACGCGCTGCCGGCGGCCCATCGCCGTCAGGTCCTCGCCCGCGACCCGCGCCCGACCGCCGGTGGGGGTGTCGAGGCCCGACAGGATGTTCAGCAGCGTCGACTTGCCAGACCCGGACGCCCCGACCAGCGCGACGACCTCGCCGGCCTCGACCGTGAGGTTCAGCCCCTGTAGCGCCTGCACCTCGATGCCCTCGCTGCGGTGGATCCGCACGAGGTCCTCGCACCAGATGTCCGGACCGGCGTGCGTGCGCCGGGCGCGCGACAGGTCATGCGTGCGTGGTGTCATCGTTCCTCCGGAGTTGGTCTGCGACGTCGACGCGGCCCGCGCGCCACGCCTGGGTCAGGATGGAGAGGCCCGCCGCGGCGAGCAGCCCGGCGAGCACGGCGCCCAGCCCGAGCGGGTCGACATGGAGCGACGGCGCGGTCGCCGACTCCGTCAGCGAGGCGAGGTCGACGCTGCGCACCAGCAGGGCGGCGATGCCGAGCCCCGCGGCCGCGCCCACCAGGAGAGCCACCGCGACGATCGGCGCCAGCTCCCACGCCGTGAGCTGCCTGAGCTGCGCCGGCCCGAGACCCAGGGTCCTGAGAATCGCGCCCAGCGAGCGCCGCTCCTGCGCCGCGAGCGCCTGCGACGCGGCCGTGGCCAGCAGCAGGAGCCCGACGGTGCCGAGGGCAAGGACGCCGAAGATGCGGGTCAGCCCCGTCAGGGTCGGGCTCGAGCGCAGCGCGTCCAGCTCGGCGGCGGCCGTCTGCACCTTCGCCGTCGGCAGGAGGTCGGCGACCCTGTCGGCCACCGCGGCCGGGTCCGCGTCGTCGTCGAGCGAGACCAGCGCCAGCGTCGACGCCACGTCGCCGCCGCCGGGCCACCGGTCGACGTCGGCCAGCGCCCATGCCGAGCCGGTCAGCACGCCGGGCAGGTCGTCTACGCTGCGCGCGACGGTGACCGCCCCGAGCGCGCCGAGAGTGCCGGAACCGGTGCCCCCAGCGCCGCCCGTCACGATCCGTGCGTCCCCGCCGTCCTCGAACAGTTCCTCCGGGACCGCGTCGCCGCCCGCCGCGGCCGCGTAGACCACCGGCAGCGAGTCATCGGCCAGCCAGAGCCGCACGAGGGTCGAGTCGTCGCCCTGGCGGAGCGTCTCGTTCGACGAGGCGAGGCGCAGGCGCGTCATCGCGGCGACGCCATCGATCCCGGCCAGCTGCCCGGCCATTTCATCGGTGATGGGCGGCCCGCTGACGCGCACGTCGCCGCCGACCTCGCTCCACGCGGAGCTGTCGACCCCGGCCGAGACCGTGCCGAGCAGCAGCGACGAGGTGACGGCCATGGTGGTACCCAGCACGACCGCGGCCACCGGGACGGCGCCGCCAGCGGGGGAGCGCAGGGCCCGGGCCGCGCCCAGGAAGCCGACCAGCCCGCGACGCGGGCGCAGCGCCGCCTGCAGCGCGCGCAGAGGGAGCGGGTAGAGCCGGAGGACGGCCAGCACCACGGCGACGGCGACCAGCAGGGGAGAGGCGACGGCGAGCACGCCGCCGGTCGGGCCGGAGGCCAGCTGCCACGCCGAGACCCCCGCGGCCAGCAGCACGAGCATTTCGGCGACGACCCGCCACCTGGCCGTCGCGCGGCCCGGGGATCCGGGGGCGGCGGTCAGCGACGCGGTCAGCAGCCCGGCGGGCACCAGGGCCACCAGCAGTGTCCAGAACCACGCGACCCAACCGTCGCTTCCCGGCGAGAGGGCGGCGGCCGCCAGGTGCCCCAGCGCGGCCGACGGCACGCCCACCGCGAGCCCCTCGACGAGGGCCAGGCTGCGTTGCTGGCGCCGGGACAGGCCGCGCGCGGCGGTCAGGGCCGACGTCCCGCGGCGCCGGTCGGCCACCAGCCGCGCGGCGAGCAGGACGAGAGCCGCCCCGACACCGAGCGGGCCCGCGGCGCTGACCCACACCAGGGTCCGCGTGGTGACCTGCTGAGCCGACACCGAGGTCAGGGCCGGACCGAGCTCGGTAGCCAGCCGGACGGTCGTCGCGCCGTCGGGCGAGACGCTCCACGACGGCGCCGTCAGCCCGGTGACCTGCGCGTTCAGGGAGTCGACGTCCACGCCAGAGCCCCCGACCGCGGCCGGGTCGAGCCGGAACCACAGGGTGGTGCGGAACGGCGCCTGTAGGCGGCCCGTCGGGTCCCCGCCTGCCAGCTCGTCCGGCAGGAACACGCCGACCTCGAGCTCGATGCCCCGGTTCGGGTCGCTCAGCTCGTTGTAGCGACGCCCGAGCTCGAGGTGCTCCCAGCGCACGTCGGTCGCGTCGCGGGGGCGGAAGATCCCGGTGATCAGGTAGTCGTTGCCGACGACGTCGCCGACCTCCCAGCCCATGCGTGTGGCCGCGTCGGCGAGGACGGCGACCTGCTGTGGCCCCTCGTCGTCGAGCGCGGGCCACGCTCCGTCGGTCAGCTCGGCATGCTCCGCGAGCGCGGGGTCGACCAGCAGGTGCCACGTGACGGTGTAGTAGCCGGAGGCCTGCGGCGGCACGCTGGAGGTGGTCGTGGCGTACTGCGCGACGAACTGCG is a window encoding:
- the mobA gene encoding molybdenum cofactor guanylyltransferase, which codes for MAGTAAVILAGGRSTRMPGNKLALVIDGRTLLERAVAAATAVSHPVVVAGPRPHWWLDDGTDVTFVVEDPPFGGPVAGIAAALPRLGDADDVFLLAGDLADPASVVRLLCDAELAHDGVVLEDVDGVAQPLAGRYRLAALRAAVERLGHVRNVEVRTVMRSLSLMRLPAPEPVTRNVDTPAAAHAVRAIMPRASTP
- a CDS encoding cation transporter — encoded protein: MGRTDLPERQQEALRKAIFWEWFTLGYSAVTITLIALVLGGSQAMKTAWVEDILSLLPQISFLVALLFIRHRPSRRFPYGLHRAMGVGHLVAGVALLLIGALLAVESAMGLLRAEHPAIGTVSLFGHTVWLGWCMVAVMIFTMWGPFVYGRAKVKLAPDLHNKVLFTDADMSKADWTTTAASVVGVLGIGLGLWWLDGVAALFISLGIVKDGWTNLSSAILDLMDQRARSFDDSEPHPLIRDIVRRVRSEAWVRDASVRMRDMGQVFHIEVFVIPRTEVSLEQLEATRDDVAALDWKAQDIVLIPVSALPDEASRGRD
- a CDS encoding enoyl-CoA hydratase-related protein, with the protein product MSTVTTAVEDGIATLTLSRPDVLNAFSLEMGAEFVDALRDLDGDGSVRAIIVTGAGRAFCAGMQLSDSDNVFGFDPSMDLGPAELAARWQEPEVAEGVREPGGKLTLAILECRKPIIAAINGPAVGVGSTMTLPMDFRLASTTARMGFVFARLGITPEACSTWFLPRLIGVPAALELLYSGDIIDARRALEVGLVGSVHEPDDLLLAARAVADQMTRGRSAHAVALTRQLVFRHLADVGVLEAHLAESLALRHAAHGDGREGGLAFLGKREPRFTQPAPDAFDHIFPPSTAAH
- a CDS encoding LacI family DNA-binding transcriptional regulator; the protein is MIARLADIAAAAGVSTATVSRVLNDRPGVAQATRDQVLVAAGRLGIPTGQPSAARGRHVAVLIPELGNPTFAAFANELSLLLSAAGRVMLLLVIGPSRTAEEQMSDVLGGLDVPGVISVSGTLADELSSPERYLGLNRAGIQLVSINAWHPEVTGSFLSTDDAASVAQSVAHLRSLGHTRIGLAVGQRRYQPTARKVAAFLDLGFDESSVVSTFFTGEGGQSAAARLLDAGHTAIVCGSDVMALGAMREARSRGLDIPGDVSVVGFDDSALMPFTAPALTTVHQPVAALCRAAVDALLSALERPPAESTEMLFHPDLIIRQSTGPAA
- a CDS encoding GNAT family N-acetyltransferase, whose translation is MQHLRRFQPGDEAGISRVCLLTARFGGDATGMISDDRLWGDVFALPYPARDPGLTFVVDDGDRNVVGYVLGTDDTSAFEAWFRDVWWPPLAPSAEGKDRVEAGLIGFANSLGIEPLPFLAEYPAHVHIDLLPAAQGGGWGRRLMERYVDELRARAVPGVHLGASSDNTNAVAFYRHLGWTELAVPDDPGTAFFGLRLA
- a CDS encoding glycoside hydrolase family 13 protein, producing MTHQWWRDAVIYQIYPRSFADASGDGYGDLRGVISKLDYLRDLGVDAVWLSPFYTSPMADAGYDVADYCDVDPMFGDLADADALIAEAHERGLRIIVDLVPNHSSSEHRLFQAALAAGPGSPERENYLFRDGLGDEGELPPNNWTAVFGGRSWTRLTAADGTPEQWYLHLFDPEQPDWNWEHEPVRELFDDTLRFWLDKGVDGFRVDVAHGLVKAEGLPDQVSTDSDLGFQTGPQWDQDGVHEIYRRWRAVLDGYDGDRSLVAEAWVEDPERLKLYLRPDEMHTAFNFEFLDCLWDADAYRKVIASTMAANESVGAPTTWVLSNHDVVRHVSRLGLTVPGSSHEGLGLRDEQPDNVLGLRRGRAATLMMLALPGSAYLYQGEELGLPDHTTLADDVRQDPTWTRSGHTRVGRDGCRVPLPWLADAPAYGFSPTGESWLPQPDSFEELAADRQVGVAGSTWTLYRDALRLRREFGLGRGELTWLDAGEHVVGFDNGDVRVLTNVLGDPQPLPEGWTVLLASADVDGELPTDVTVWLQRV
- a CDS encoding ABC transporter ATP-binding protein, with translation MTPRTHDLSRARRTHAGPDIWCEDLVRIHRSEGIEVQALQGLNLTVEAGEVVALVGASGSGKSTLLNILSGLDTPTGGRARVAGEDLTAMGRRQRVDFRRHSVGFVFQQTSRNLLPFLSAAENVALPMVIAGRGRREERAGLLLDLLDVADCADRRPGSLSGGQQQRVAIATALANAPSVLLADEPTGELDEVHSAQVLDAMRTAATELDTTVLIVTHDPMVSGHVARTVQIRDGRTSTEVLRHTVADGDGVREVVEEYSVIDRTGRVQLPAEHVAALQLHDRVRIHRESDHVGVWPGEPATAPAPRHGTQEDS
- a CDS encoding HPr family phosphocarrier protein, encoding MPSKTVTVGSHVGLHARPAALIAAAAGEYDDDIFLQMGDSEVDAASSLLIMTLGAEKGAEVTVTSDNAEAVDKIADMVAQDLDA
- a CDS encoding ABC transporter ATP-binding protein — its product is MTTSRLTGVDLTRDFGSGETLVHALTGVSLEVAAGRLTAVTGPSGSGKTTLLNLLGGLDRPTSGRVLLDDTRVLSELPEAEVLAVRRRRIGYVFQTFGLIPVLSAAENVEVPLRLAQVEPKERSRRVAEALERVGLARHAHQRPHELSGGQQQRVGIARAVVAGPDILIADEPTGQLDSDTAATIMDLIVELAHERGLAAVVSTHDPALVARADHVVRLLDGARL
- a CDS encoding NAD(P)H-dependent flavin oxidoreductase; translated protein: MALPERLAGLRLPVVAAPMFLVSGPELVLACAHAGVLGTLPALNQRTTAGLREWLARIAAEAHNAPYGVNLIAHSSNPRLAADLDVIVEHRVPVVITSLGASDRVVDAVHGYGGLVFHDVTTLAHARRAAGAGVDGLILVAAGAGGHAGRLNPFSFVTAVRNWFDGTLLLGGGLSTGADVAAAVALGADLAYLGTRFIATQESMASAAYRDLLAAAGPEDIVYTPSVSSIPANFLAESLARAGIDPDAPPGPVDLSHLTTPSETDAKAWRDIWSAGHSVAGITDTPSVAQLVYRLDEEYAAAVRRLKRHP